The nucleotide sequence ttatttgtttgaatgtcaacatttttcagacgatagaaagaaaaatattaaattgtacttTTGTCGTAACTCTAATTGTATTAAGTTAGATCAATTaatgaacagtaaaaacaaaaaagaacttattaaactggctttattttgtaaatcccttttatataatgtcaaatagtcattctcctttaaaaacaatacgaCTTATTTGTCTTAGTATTTCCTATTATAGGaaactgtatgtaatatatgtccactttgtttatatatgtttaattatttgtttgttaaagcgTTATTGTTCTGATCACATGGTTGTAATAACCCATGatctaaataaatcttgaaatcttgaaatcttgaaatcttgTTAAGTTATCAAAGACAGAAAAATGTTATGGACATTTACTTACttttgcaaaaagcatgactatatATCATCACACATACATTCCAGGCTTAACCATTAGAATGACCATGATggtactatgtataaagaatgtacgTTTCttaatgatattatgaactttcgattattgtccgatagtaaatcgaagtacttggtccgattcgattcgattatcgatagcaaatggagtccgattttcaaacactacttTGTAGCATGGTGaacagtatatatatagtaatattggCAGAAATTTCGGTACAATTAATAACGCAAAAAATGAGTGTGTTGATAACAGAAGAAGTAACTCCTCCTTCCACGAGTAAACAACAATTCACAGTTGTGTGAATCAGTGTGGTAAGCGAAGTATACGACATTCGACATTCAAAAAATTACCTGTATGCCTAAGGTTGAATGTCATACTTTAAGCTAACTTCACACAACTTCAATTTACGCAAAAGTATGAACAATGAAAATAGTGaaatcttttttatatatacaaataaatgttagGACAatgaaaatagtgaaaaaaatatattaacaaataaatgctGCAATTTGGAGAGCACTTGCAATAGAATTTCATATCTGTTTCATCATAGAGAAATCTTTGTGATCTGGCCTCGCAAGACCATGTACAGCCGGGGTTTCTCGGACAATTATCGGCGATTCCTTTAGAATGAAGTTTTGTTTCTTTACTTTCTCATATAGGTAACGTTCATCCGTGAACTGtctatttaaaagaaaaatcgCTCATCGACTCGGACCAAGACACGTGCGTGGACACCAATTCGGACCAAGAAACGGGCGTGGACACCCGCTCGGACCTAGGCGCGTGCGCGGACACCCATTAGGACCAAGACACGTGCGTGGACACCCGCTCGGACCAAGACGCGTGCGCGGACACCCGCTCCGATCAAGACACGTCCGTGGACACCCGCTCGGACCAATACGCGTGCACGGGCACCCGTTCGGACCAAGACGCGTGCGCGGGCACCCGCTCGGACCAAGACGCGTGCGCGGACACCCACTCGGACCAAGACACGTGCGTGGACACCCACTCGGACCAAGACACGTGCGCGGACACCCACTCGAACCAAGACGCGTTCGCGGACATCCACTCGGACCAAGACACGTGCGCGGACACTCATGCACGTTTGAAAAATACCCATGTCAACATGTTTATTGTTGAGCGATTTTATCCGGAAGGTCCCGGTCATGGACACTGGCACAGACACTGGCCACGGTACACGGAACTATGGAATAACGGCCAAACCACACACAATACACGACGTTATCAAAATAACCAACTTATTCGTAATTGCAGATGTACACTGATCACGTTGGGTGTTCACAGAGCTGTATTTTGCTTTCGCCTCGTGTAACTACAATATACGAAcaggcatcattacaccatatcgGTTCTGTAATGCTATCATCCAAGcaggcatcattacaccatatcgGCTGTGTAATTCCATCATCCGAGCAGGCATCACTACACCATATCGGCTGTGTAATTCCACCATCCAAGCAGGCATCATTACACCCTACCGGTTTTGTAATGCTATCATCCGAGCAGGCATGATTACACCATATCGGCTGTGTAATTCCACCATCCAAGCAGGCATCATTACACCCTACCGGTTTTGTAATGCTATCATCCGAGCAGGCATGATTACACCATATCGGCTGTGTAATTCCACCATCCGAGcaggcatcattacaccattTCGCCTGTGTAATTCCATCATCCAAGcaggcatcattacaccatatcgGCTGTGTAATTCCATCATCCAAGcaggcatcattacaccatatcgGATGTGGAATTCCATCATCCAAGctggcatcattacaccatatcgGATGTGAAATTCCATCATCCAAGcaggcatcattacaccatatcgGCTGTGGAATTCCATCATCCGAGCAGGTATCATTACACCATATCGGCTGTGGAATAACATCATCCAGGCATACATCACTACACCACATTGGATGTGGAATTAAATCGTCCAAGCAGGCTCGTTGTCTGATGTCTCGTCGTACACACGTGATACCAGGCATTAAAGATTGTGCAGATACATGACATTGTGCCCAATTGTAAAGGTGCaaggatttctttaaaaactgGTTGGAATAATTCTTGTTAACGGTTTATTGAAGTATGACGATGACGAAATATACATCACATGTGATTGGCTGGAATATGGATTTCCTATCGGCTATTGCAAAACTGACCTACCGGGTTCTGACCCAATCAATCATAAAGATACTCTCTTTTTTCTGATCACGTCGATAAACATAGTGTCACGAAAATGCAGCATTGGGCTATGATAGGGCCATTTAAGGAGTGCTGTGCTGTGATCTATGCTTTTCTCTTAACACTGTAGAGAAGGATGAACATTCTAGAAGAGTTATTGTGGACTTAAGCTGGCCAGAATTGACAACTGTCAATAGTGgattttttaaagacttttatCTCGGTGAAGAGGTTACGTTAACGTGCCCGACTGTGGATTCGTTAGTTAACATTGACATTGTGCTAGATTTCGGACGCAGCGCTCTTATGTTCAAGTCGGACTTATGTCGTGCATATAGGCAAATATTTGTTGACCCTggaaatattcattttctagCCAGTGGCGGTTCCAGGATTTTCTTAATGGGGGGCATaactaattttaaacatataaaaccttttttaatgcattattttaatcaactAAACGACATGAATTAACATCAACGCTGTCACGGATGTTTCGCAGCTTCAACCGTAAAAatctgaaaacagtaaacttaccCGTATAACCGCAgccatatttgtttacatttgataaGCTGTTTATGTAAAACGCGATGCCGATTTATCAGAATCGAATGTAAAGCAGaattatcgagtgcttttattttgttggGAATAAAAATGAACGCCtgtttaccggaataagcatgtttatactctttttctgggttgagctggagcaaaaagccagggagct is from Mya arenaria isolate MELC-2E11 chromosome 9, ASM2691426v1 and encodes:
- the LOC128246359 gene encoding keratin-associated protein 16-1-like translates to MPGITCVRRDIRQRACLDDLIPHPMWCSDVCLDDVIPQPIWCNDTCSDDGIPQPIWCNDACLDDGISHPIWCNDASLDDGIPHPIWCNDACLDDGITQPIWCNDACLDDGITQAKWCNDACSDGGITQPIWCNHACSDDSITKPVGCNDACLDGGITQPIWCNHACSDDSITKPVGCNDACLDGGITQPIWCSDACSDDGITQPIWCNDACLDDSITEPIWCNDACSYIVVTRGESKIQLCEHPT